The Periophthalmus magnuspinnatus isolate fPerMag1 chromosome 12, fPerMag1.2.pri, whole genome shotgun sequence region AATGCTTGCTGTCAGGGCGGGGCTTCTGGGTGAGTGACAGCTCCGGCGCCATCTTGGATTTTTCCGGAATGAAAAGAGCGACGACGAACGCCACGACGACGGCACACGCCCCCAACAGGAACGGAGGACCCGGGACCAGGGAGCGCTGTGAGACAGAGAGCAGGGTCAGAGCGGGGTCAGAGCGGGGTCAGAGCGGGGTCAGAGGGGGGTCAAAGGGGGGTCAGAGCGGGGTCAGGACCTGGAGTGGACCTGGACTGGGCGGGTCTTACCTCGGTGGGGCGGGGCAGGGGGTCCAGGTCGTACTGCTCTTGGATCGGGTCCATGGAGTTGAGTTCTACGTTGAACATGAAGAAAACGAATCCGTAAAGAGCCGGACCCAGACCGTTACAGAGCCCACGGATCCCAGTGATCATCCCCTGGACCACACCTGAAAGAGACTggggttagaccaggactggaccaggactggaccaggaccggaccaggactggaccaggactggaccaggactaaacagttgGGGTGAGTACCTTGTTGGTCGGCGTCTGCAGACTGagacaccagagcagagacGGCCGGAAACGTGATGGACGACATCGCAGCCACAGCTCCAGCGGCCCACATCATCCTGAGGgtcagaagagagggtcagaggagcagagggtcagaggtcagaggagcagaggtcagaggagcagggggtcagaggtcagggggtcagagggtcagactCACCAGGGCTCGGAGCCGAGGCCGTACCAGGCGAGCTGCAGAATCTGGAAGCCCAAACCCAGAAgaactgtgtttttgtttcccaAAGTCCTCATCAAGAGAGTCAGCAACAGAGTCTGAAACAGAGAACGAGttcaaccaggactggaccaggactgaaccaggactgaaccaggactgaaccaggactgaaccaggtctattaAAGGTGATTTTTACCTGGGCGACGATGGACAGAATCCCCACGACTCCGATGAAGACGGCGATGGTGGTGGACGAGAAGTTTATGACCTGAAACAGAAACGAAACTTTAGGTCTTAAAGGTCAAACTGTGACCTCcatgtttttacctcctcaaaaacagacctggacttgtgttttgtttcattcacatgtttgagtcactttattattcgtctgttacatctacaaacatcaaaatgtgacgttgcaccttgtgatgtcatcaagtgggagttttcacgttaactcctccttttacctttagttcagtcgagataagagacaactccaggactgaaatgaaacaaatgattctagtgaaggtggagtttaaaaaccaccacctgtatcaccacatgatgacatcacaaggtggaacagagtgttttcagcctaaatctacaggtttgtgtgttaaacatgtgagaatgaaacaaaacacaactccaggtctgtgtgtgacgaggaaacgacattagaacagatcagagaacagaggaacatggagCTTTAAATATGTGACAGTTATTTCAAAATAGTGAAATTaggatcatgtcgagggttaatatgaacatttaagaccaacatgagtctgaagcagcagagacagagagaggacaggaagtgcgacatgatcacttcctgtttgtagcggcGGTtcagctctgtccatttatataaacagattGTAACATTGTCTTGAACCAGGGCATGTTACTCCTGCCTGTGGCCTGCAGGGGGAGCACTGACCGGAGCACTCACCTGTCGTAGgtagaggaagaagctggagtACTGTCCGGCCTCGGGGAGATACGACAGGAACACAGTGACACAGATCAGGAGAACTGTGGAGTCCTGCCCCACCCTCCTCAGGGACTGAAACACAAGGACGGATTCAgacctggtccggtcctggtctggtcctggtccggtcctggtctggtcctggtccggtcctagtcctggtctgcaGGACCGGCCCAGACCATAAACAGACTAAGCTGCTgtttagggccccgaggccaccagagggcccccaagagcccatacatttatactgaaaataataattgtaaagtTTAGTTTGTAACCTGAGCTCAGGTGAGTTTATGACTGTGCTTtgtccttttgtctctaaactgAGAGATTCTGTGAGTCACATCTGCTGGACAAAAgaacgacctgtgaacgactcctgagTCTAAAAGCTCATTATTATGCACATTTATGTGAAAACTCATCTTATTTTGTATGAAAAATTATGTCTCATAACAACTCTGCATCTACAGCCTGAAAATAAACATCAGAATAATCTGACCCTAAAATCCTCTGTGTCTTTTCTCTTAaagttcagtccaaatgatctgatgataaACCTGATGTTTCTGCTGTTTCTCTCATGACACAGACTCACTATGAAGCAGTGAGCGCCTCCTGGAGGCTAGAGCTGGTCCTgcaggtccagtcctggttctggtttagtcctggtccagtcctggttcagtcctggtccagtcctggtacCTGGAAGGGGTCGGCGTGCTCCCAGCTGATGGGTCCGCCCCAGGCGTGCAGCGTGTGCGGGGGCAGAGACTCGGGGACGGCGatgaggatgcagaggatgtcGGCGAGGGCGATGAGCGTGGCGAGGAGCACCACCAGAGTGTCCCCGTACCACGCCGACAGGTACGCACCAATCGCAGGACTCGTCACCAGACTCGCAGCAAATGTGGCAGACACCtgacacaggaggagagaggagagaggaggaggagagaggaggaggaggaggaggaggagagaggagagaggaggaggagagaggaggaggagggaggaggagagaggaggaggagagaggagagaggaggaggagggaggaggagagaggagagaggaggaggagagaggaggaggaggagagaggaggagagaggagagaggaggaggagagagaggaggagagaggaggagagagagaggaggagagagagagagagaggaggagagagagagaggaggaggagggaggaggagagagaggagggaggaggagagagaggagggggagagagaggaggagagaggaggaggagagaggagagagaggaggagagatgaggaggagagagggaggaggaggagaggaggagagaggaggagagagaggaggaggagagaggaggagagagaggaggagagagaggaggagagaggaggagaaagagagagtaggggagagagagggagaggaggagagagagagagagaggaggagagagagagagagaggaggagagagagagaggaggaggagggaggaggagggaggaggagagagaggagggggagagagaggaggagagaggagagaggaggagagaggaggaggagggaggaggagagagaggaggagagaggaggagagagaggaggagagaggaggagagagaggaggagagagagaggaggagagagagagagagagaggagaaggagagagagaggaggagagagaggaggaaagagaggggaggaggatagagagagaggagagggaggagaggaggagagaggaggaggagagaggagagaggaggaggagagaggaggaggagggaggaggagagagaggaggagaggggaggagagagaggaggagagaggaggagagaggaaagagaaggagagtcaGCCTCTGTATCTTTTGATATTCtgatcctctcttctctctcctcccccacctcctcctcctcctcctcctcctcaccagtCCGTAGGCGGTGCTCCTCTCTCGTTCGTCCGTTACGTCGGCCACATAAGCGAAGATCACAGAGAATGTGACGGAGAACGCTCCAGACATCGAGATCATGGCGAAGTACCACCTGCAGCACACGGCCAcagattgatttatttatttattcatttatttatttgtttatttatttatttatttgtttatttatttatttgactgggtcGATCTTTATGAAACACATTAAATCAAAGTCTAAATGAATGAAATGGTTTCCTAATGTGCAGGTGAAGCTGACCCGGGGGACAGAACCATAAACCTCTCCGTACCAGGGGCTGAGCCTCATGAGGGGGATGGGCGCACACGTGAAGAACACAGTGACCAATAGGAACGTCCGCCTGCCCCACACGTCTGACAGCGCACCAATCAGAGGAGCCGACATGAACGAGAGCAGCCCCTGAAGAGACAAGAACAAAGAGGTCACAAGACCCTCTGACCTCCGACCCCTGACCCCctggctctctcctcctgtctctgtgtctctctctgtgtctctctctctgtctctctctcagtctctctgtgtctctctctctgtgtctctctctctgtgtctctctctctgtgtctctctgtgtctctctctgtgtctctctctctgtgtctctctctctgtgtctctgtctctctgtgtctctctctctgtctctctgtggctctctgtctctctctctgtgtctctctctctgtgtctctgtctctctgtgtctctctctctgtctctctgtgtctctctgtgtctctatgtctctctatgtctctctctgtctctctgcagctctctgtctctctctgtgtctctctgtgtctctctctgtggctctctgtggctctctgtctctctctgtggctctctgtctctctctgtggctctctgtggctctctgtggctctctgtctctctccctgtggctctctgtggctctctgtctctctctgtggctctctgtctctctctgtggctccctgtggctctctgtggctcttaCCTTGACTCCTTGGATGAGTCCGTTCATGAGGAACGTGTGCTGAGGGAAAGTCTCATGAAGaacctgcagaaaaaaaacattttactccTGGAACAAACAGTGAGACATGActgtgagacaggtgagagacaggggagacaagggagacagttgagagacaggtgagacaggtgagagacaagTGAGACAGGTGCAGGGAACAAGGCTGCTCAATGATcacacttaaagaggaggtatcaGGTTTGTCgcgtcatagtgcacagtttgtatcatgtttttgtttatttatggaggattgtcgtgtggagcaggggtgatgtaggcctgtgggcggagcctcgtacatgggtgatgtaggcctgtgggcggagcctcgtacatgtgtgatgtaggcctgtgggtggagccttgtacatgggtgatgtaggcctgtgggcggagccttgtacatgggtgatgtaggcctgtgggcggagccgcgtacaggcttgtactgctaactgtaacgagggtttgaacagggcccaggagagatctctatattactcaaacatggacgacatttaaaacctcttcatgtttttgatgaagaacagtggcagaagtagtagtattggttgtagtagtagtagtagtagttgtagtaattgtaatagtagtaattgtagttgtagtactgcagtactcACTGTTAACATGGGCGTGGTCAGGAGTCCCCAGGCGAAGAACTCGAGGAAGATGACGACGATGGCGTGGTACACACTGGGACGTCCCACCCCCTGGTGGATCTGCAAcgcaacaacacaaacatgaactttaaaccagctgagtctctatggttctcatctctgttataatttatactttttaaatcacaaaattcatctaaaaactcttcataaaacaaacaaatccactgacgtCCGCGTTATAAAACTGTggtccagtggagctgacgcCGCCATAAACGTCGTCACACTAAAGCgccgctgtagcgccccctgtggacagacgcacgtcacactagagcagcgcCGTTTCACACAGACTGAAGCTGAAGCCTCAGATCAGGTCTTATTCCTCTGTGGGTTTAACGTGGGGTTTATTCAGCGCCGTTTGTGCCGTGGTCGTCGGTAGAAGCTGATGAGGCGTTTGGAGCCGCGGTGCTGCAGTTCGCTCAGTGACCAGTAGGGTGTAGTAAAGGACAATGTGACTTTGACCGGGCTTCAA contains the following coding sequences:
- the mfsd14ba gene encoding hippocampus abundant transcript 1 protein: MSAAEAARGRVVLVKKVSLRDGPTIHQGVGRPSVYHAIVVIFLEFFAWGLLTTPMLTVLHETFPQHTFLMNGLIQGVKGLLSFMSAPLIGALSDVWGRRTFLLVTVFFTCAPIPLMRLSPWWYFAMISMSGAFSVTFSVIFAYVADVTDERERSTAYGLVSATFAASLVTSPAIGAYLSAWYGDTLVVLLATLIALADILCILIAVPESLPPHTLHAWGGPISWEHADPFQSLRRVGQDSTVLLICVTVFLSYLPEAGQYSSFFLYLRQVINFSSTTIAVFIGVVGILSIVAQTLLLTLLMRTLGNKNTVLLGLGFQILQLAWYGLGSEPWMMWAAGAVAAMSSITFPAVSALVSQSADADQQGVVQGMITGIRGLCNGLGPALYGFVFFMFNVELNSMDPIQEQYDLDPLPRPTERSLVPGPPFLLGACAVVVAFVVALFIPEKSKMAPELSLTQKPRPDSKHSLSSLAGVHINTPLPGSEEEAPNSAANQEDSEPLLQDSVV